The genomic interval ACATACGCATTCTCGGTTGTAAGCTTCCATacgtgcgtacatacatacatagttaTTTATACAgttgaattagaaaattctCGCTCAATCAGACGTGACTTTTTTCCCAGTCGAGTGCTTACtcgtaatcaatttttcactttgtaGGTGGTAAATCGCGGGTCATCGATTATCTCGACGTTCTTCACTTTCGGTTTCTTAGCATCCCGAGACACCAAGGTGGGGTATGCCAAATCTCGGCTACCGAATTCCTGATTTTTGTAATCCCCGTAATCGCTCTGACCCGAATAAGAAGCAGACTGATAACCCTGAGCGGACTGGGCGACACTCTGAGCAAAATTCTGGGCAAAGTTCTGTTTGAAATTCGGAACCCGTCTGAGCTGACTCAAACTCTGGGTGAGTTGGGCCAGATCAAAATCGAGGTGTTCGGAATTCGGATCACTTTGACCTTTCGGTGGCGCGTAACTCTGCTCGAAATTTCCACCGTGAGACAGGTTATTGACCGTCCGAGCGTACTGTGTAAGGTATCTTTGCAACAGAGCCTTCAGGTTTATGTTGGGCGTGACCTTCGGCTGAATCGGAGCGACGCCGTCGACCCTTAAAATGATAACGGGAATAAGGGAATTCCCGGCCTGGACAAACGTCGGTCGGGCATTCAGTATCGACGAAGGATTTCTGATGTACTGAGAAATCGAGGGATTGTAATCGAGGAGATTAGAATATCGTATGTTCGAGTAATCCTGTAGGTTCGACGGTTGATATTCCTGCCGTTGAACGCCACCATCGAGTCCGAGAGCTTTCTTCAGGTACTGTTGCACTTGAGGCGTGTACTTGGTCAACATTTCaggggaaatttttccaccccccgAATTACCGGAGTTCGAACTCGACGCTGAAGTTTGACCGTAACCGCTTGGAATCGATGAACTTTGGGTGTAAGCGTAAGAGTTCGTGCGCGAACTTTGAGCTCTGTCGTAAGCTTCTGCCGTCGAGTAACCGTCAAGAGGAGGATATTCCGGCTCTGGGCTGTCGACGGGATAGTTGGAAACGATTTTCGGGTCCTCAACGACCGGCGAAGGAAGATATTTTGAGGTTTGATCGCTTGGATTGGCTTTGTAGGAGACGGAAGACGCCTGCAATTGACCGTTTTGAGGTTTGCCGGAGCGTACGTCGCCGTTCCCTGAGTAGCTGGCTACTTGGAAACTGTACTTTTGCGAAGGTGGCACGCCCTGAGATCCCGAtccagaaaaataatttccaccGTTCGAAATCGATGCGGATGAGACGAACTGATTGGCTTTTGATTCGGCGTTAACCGAAGCGCCGTCGTCCGGGAAAGTGGCCGGTCTCTGGGAATAAATACTTCCGGCGTTCACCGAGTAACCGCTGTTCAGCGTTTTCGGGAAATTATTCGCACCTGCGGAGCCTGCATTCGACGTCTGAAGGCTCGCTTTCGTCGGCGAGGTGAACTCCTGGTAGGAACTGTCGTAAGAATTCGGTCCCACTTCCGAAACTACACCGTCGGGATATTTCCAAACGATTTTATGCTCGTATTTTATCCCGTCTTCGTAACTGTACTTAGGTGTGTTTCCTTGCAAAGCGGACAATACCGTAGTTCGACTTTCCTTTGGATTCGAGTAGCCCTCGAGTCCAGGTCTCTGATTGTCGTACCTTCCGAGTTCCGATCCCGGCGACGTCGGATTGTGAGCGGGAGGGGCTCTGGTGGTGGCAAATCCTTCGTATCCCTTCCCCGGTGTTCCAAAGTACGTCTTGACGTTCGTTCCCGGTTGATAGCGTACCTGAACAGGTGAGTTGTAAATAGGTCTTGCCGTGGTGAAGCTCTGATAGTTAGAAACCGGGTTAGCGTAGCTGCCAAGACTCAATCCCGAAGAAGCGAACTGGTTTGAACGAAAGTCTGTAGGTTTTGGTGTCGAGTATCCAGTATAATTCGGCTTCGGGGTTACGGAAAAACTCGTGTACGGTCGCGAGCCGTCGCCCGGTGTCTTCTGGAGTTTGGTTCGTTGTCCGTAAGCCGAAGACGGAGCGTTGTTCAATCTTATCTGAGATTGGGACTGTCCGTTCGAACCACCGGCGAATAAATTGTTCTGAACGGAGCCGGGGTACGAGTTAGCGTTCCCGTTTACgtagaatttattattattcggagAAGGAGGAATCTTTTCGATTATCGTCGTGGGTAAAAATGGACTTATCGATTCCTCGATGCTGACCGTAGTTCCGGTTTTTCCAGCTGGAAAATAGTAGTTGTACTTGCCGGTGAATAGATTGTTTCCCTGAAAACCGTAACCCAGATTTCCGTTGATGGTGCGCTTGGATTTTTCTTCGCTGGTCAAGTTCGTGCCGTTGGTAAAATCGATCAGTATAATCGGCGGTAGTATCGGTAGGtcagtttcttcgtttccaaGGTCGACGATATCTTCGAGTGTTTCCCGACGCGTTTCTTCTTCCGGTTTCTCATCGGCGGCCTTCGAATTGGACGGCTCTTCTCCGGGTGTTGGCGCGGAAGTCACGATGACCACCGCGCAAGACAATATctgtgagaaaaaacaaaaagaaaaaaaacaaataacgtACGTCGAAATTGTTTTGGAACCGGTTTTCTGGCTGGCCGTCATTTCACCGTTACAAAGT from Athalia rosae chromosome 1, iyAthRosa1.1, whole genome shotgun sequence carries:
- the LOC125499697 gene encoding uncharacterized protein LOC125499697 gives rise to the protein MKFIWIYILSCAVVIVTSAPTPGEEPSNSKAADEKPEEETRRETLEDIVDLGNEETDLPILPPIILIDFTNGTNLTSEEKSKRTINGNLGYGFQGNNLFTGKYNYYFPAGKTGTTVSIEESISPFLPTTIIEKIPPSPNNNKFYVNGNANSYPGSVQNNLFAGGSNGQSQSQIRLNNAPSSAYGQRTKLQKTPGDGSRPYTSFSVTPKPNYTGYSTPKPTDFRSNQFASSGLSLGSYANPVSNYQSFTTARPIYNSPVQVRYQPGTNVKTYFGTPGKGYEGFATTRAPPAHNPTSPGSELGRYDNQRPGLEGYSNPKESRTTVLSALQGNTPKYSYEDGIKYEHKIVWKYPDGVVSEVGPNSYDSSYQEFTSPTKASLQTSNAGSAGANNFPKTLNSGYSVNAGSIYSQRPATFPDDGASVNAESKANQFVSSASISNGGNYFSGSGSQGVPPSQKYSFQVASYSGNGDVRSGKPQNGQLQASSVSYKANPSDQTSKYLPSPVVEDPKIVSNYPVDSPEPEYPPLDGYSTAEAYDRAQSSRTNSYAYTQSSSIPSGYGQTSASSSNSGNSGGGKISPEMLTKYTPQVQQYLKKALGLDGGVQRQEYQPSNLQDYSNIRYSNLLDYNPSISQYIRNPSSILNARPTFVQAGNSLIPVIILRVDGVAPIQPKVTPNINLKALLQRYLTQYARTVNNLSHGGNFEQSYAPPKGQSDPNSEHLDFDLAQLTQSLSQLRRVPNFKQNFAQNFAQSVAQSAQGYQSASYSGQSDYGDYKNQEFGSRDLAYPTLVSRDAKKPKVKNVEIIDDPRFTTYKVKN